The Xiphias gladius isolate SHS-SW01 ecotype Sanya breed wild chromosome 17, ASM1685928v1, whole genome shotgun sequence genome includes the window AAACTGAAAATGGTTGAGAATTAGAGTTTTTTTCACAGTAGCATTCAATGAACTATTTCAACGTGAATCCGGTCATTTGAGTTTTGTTGGAACTTTTCAAAAACTTTGCAAATGACCTTCGCCTACTCACACATCTTTACTCTCTTTGCATCAAGGACCACGATGGAAGAACATGGATTTTTATGGTGGCATCCTTGACATTTGTAGATGTTTATGATTTAACATCTCCTTTTTCATAGTGtcaactaaactaaactaaacgaAACCAAAATAATGTTCATTGGGGATTTTACATCATAATTAGGCCCAAACCTGTAAATAACTGTGAATAATTCCACGAGAAAATGGGCAAAACAGAAGAAACCAATCCCAACATCAGAAATCCGGCCAGTGAACAGTAAAGTGCAGTGGAAGACAATACAACGCAAGGTTGACACCATGTTGTACAGACAACAGGATTTTCTACAGGTCAAGAATGCAGTTAACTTTCGAcatcaaaagtaaagtaaagtagtTAAGAAGTTATTACCACACTAATACCAAAATGCTATTTTGCTCATAAGAGGCTATGTAATAAAACTGCAGTCAAACAAACTTTATGTCCCATTAATTTGTAAAGGTTTAATTTAAGAAGGCAAACACTgattactttgtcattttgacaCGGAAATTAAATTTGCATCAGATTTTGACGTAAGTCCCGTGTTCAGGTATGAAAATGCTGGCATTGCAAAAAATATTGGTGCTTCGCAATCACTCACTCCCAGCTCATCCATTTCCGTCCATTTGTTGCTGCTGCCGTCATTAACCGTCGGTTGAATGCTGTTTCAGTCTAAGCTGCGCTTTCACGTATCTGTTCGTGAACTGTGTCAACAGCTTGTGAATCACACTGAAATAATATAGACGGGAATATTGTCCTTTGTTGGATCTAATCTGATATAGAAAGTCATGTCTTTTGACCTCAGGTGGGAAGTGGCAGATTCAGGAGAACGGCGTCCTGAAAATCAGCGTGGTCTCCTTCGAGGACCGTGGCAGCTACACCTGTGTCGCCTCCGGCGGTGCCGGCGGGACCAGAAACTACACCGTCACCCTGCGTGTAGCGTACACCGACAGCGGCCTGGGCCTGTACTACGTCACCGTCTGCCTGGTGGCCTTCACCATCACCATGATCCTCAACGTGGCGCGGCTCTGCATGGTCAGCAGCCACCTCAAGAGGACCGAGAGAGCCATCAACGACTTCTTCCGCACCGAGGGCGCCGAGAAGCTGCAGAAGGCCTTTGAGGTCGCCAAGCACATTCCCATCGTTACGTCGGCCAAGACGCTGGAGCTCGCCAAGGTCACGCAGTTCAAGACCATGGAGTTCGCCCGCCACATTGAGGAGCTGGCACGGAGTGTCCCTCTGCCGCCGTTGATCCTGAACTGCCGATCGTTGGTGGAGGAGACCGTGGAGACGGCGAACCCCGTGCCTGACCCCGCAGAGCCAGTCGGGACGGCAACACCTGGGAACCGCCAGGCTATAGGCCCGCCCTGCTCCGCGAGAGTCGGAGAGCAGGAGGACGACGACGACGTGTGCCAGGCGCTGCTGTCAAGTGAAAGGCGAGGGAACGACGGCGGCGGTGTGGATGTCGAAGTGTCGGTCCACACCGTTTCTGAGAAGGTTGCCAGTGAGAAGAAGTAGGCTGAGGAGAGCCTCCCTGAGCTCGCTCCCAGGCTCACGACCAAGTGTGTCCTTTGAGAACAATACGTAGCCGGTCTCAGTTCAAATCCCGTTCGAAGAAACCTTTTCTGAAGTGTAAGGTGTCCAACTGCAAATCAGAGTTGAAGAAATCATGACAAACATTGCCGGGGGTTGGTTATCATTTCCATTTTAGCCACTGGGATTCTTCTTATCCAATTCCCGGTCTTGCTGAGTGTCGCCGCCAAATCTTGTCCTACTGTTATACGTGTGAGAGAAGAAACCCAGACATGTTGAATGCAAATCCCAGATTTATTTCAAGGCGATAAACAGTGATAATTGACGGGTACTTTATTTTACCCTTTAACCAACAgaatcacaaataaataaatacataaatgaataaagagtCTATCTTTGCTATATACCAGCTGGATTGCCACTGCTCCCCACTTGTttttccttgagatgtgtctcCCGACATCATTTGATCTTAGACATTGTGACGACATCTGTGGAAATCAATACCTGCTGAGTAGGTATGTTCTTCCTCCTTCGCATTATTTTCACGCGGTGATCGCAGTTTTCTGTCAACAGCAGTCTCCTCTCCGGCTTACAGCTGTGTCACTTTTAACACCGTACACCTGTACATGCAGTGCGTGCTCACGCAGTGGCGGTGAGGAAGGTGCAGTAGGCCCACCTTTGCTTTCCGGAATCGAAAAAGcagttgttttctctgtgatttCAGATGAGGACTGATGGCGCTAGAAAGTTTGACCAGCGCCAAACAGCATCGAGCAGGCTCAGAATTCTGTTTCCTCTTGTCACGAATAGAATTTGTTTGTGTGGCGGGTTCTCCCTCATCTTTCCATTGTCTGCGCACAGCCGGTGTGGCAGCAGATACCGGagctccttttttcctccttcagaAGGTGCCATTTGCTGCTGTTCACAGTCACTCAGCTTCCATGAGCAAAATGCTGTAATGAAAAATCCCCGTTTCACCGTGTCAGTAGGTTTCATGTCACCGCGTCCCGTCAGTCACCTGACACTCACAGGAAGAAGTGGAAGACACGGAAACGATCTCGTTAAGACTTattgcattttcagtttctgtttatttgGGTCTTTGTTAGTCAGGGCAGCAGATAATTGCAGGTTGTGCTTAGCTCAAAAAGTTTGCATTTAAACCATCGGCAGTGTAAAATTGCTCATGGGCTTTGAATCAGTTCTGCAACTTAATAACTTTGATTgagcaaaactttttttgtacTTGGTTGTATCCTGCTATACGTTGCTGTGTGAAATGGTTTCATATTTAAAggtgtttaaatattttaaaaaatcgtGAAGAAGTAATCCCCAGGGATGGAAAGCAACAGTTATTTCTGaccacagcagaggagaaagaaaaaaatatatatatatatatataatataatataatataatataattgacaaataaataaatacaaaaacttaaaatgtttatCTGGGCATTATTTCTGCCCCTTCAGGTAGCATTGCCAGTGAGCCACTGGGTGGCGCTATTGGTTTAAACATCAGGTCTGTGTTTCAACTGCAACGCTGGTGCGTTCACTGCCTAAAACACTCCTGAAGGGTTGTTTTTCACACGAGCAGCTGTTGATGAACACTTGATATCACGGAtggaacagagagagatttgCTGCCGAGGGCAGAGTGTCGCTTTGAGCCCCAGATATCAGGTTCTCGCTCGTTCAAGGTGCCGAGAACAGTTTGAAAACTGGCAGTTGTGCCTGCTCGCTGGGGGCTTTTTCATCGTACCTCTAGAGGAAAATCTCGACCTGTCGGTAAAGCCAGAACATGTACTGCAATACTTTTACAGCTGggagaaagcaagaaaagagGGCATGAAAACGAGGCTGGACTCGATTTTTCCCTCATGCACAACTCAatttagatgatgatgatgagctTAATTTAACACCGTCCCTAAAAAGCCCCTGCGCACCGTCTGCGTGAACAGTATATGCAACTGACCATCACCAAAACGGAGACTTACTAAAGCATTACATTTAAACTGTAGACACTGTACTGCAGCTTGttatctttacattttcatcttttagtTCCTTTTACCTGTTCACCCGGAACCAAAAACGCTTTTGCTTCTTGTCACTTCACGTGGATGTTTGACATTTGTCTGTGAggctgtttttcacattttcacaaagaTTGATTTGTCCACCAAAAACGTTCAAAACCACAACTCTAACGAGTGCTTCTCTGTCACTCATCTGCAGTAACAGTTCGTTCTTGCGTTTTTCACTTTTGTTCGTAAATGATGCACCGAGGCTTCATTAAGCTGACCCTCTGCgctgctgctgttcattcaCAGTGCATTCTCAGAGGTCAATCTCCTGGAAAACAGCTACCCAAGCGATACTGTCTGCCCTACCTGTGAAATATCAGGTTGGACGGCAGCACAAATAACGATAACCTTGGGCCTCTGTGTtgaataactaaaaaaaaaaaaaaaaaaaatccatccttCTTCCCTTTCGTGTCCTCTCTGGAGGTGAGCTTATCTAAATAGAATTGATTGGCTCGAGTGATCATTCATCATGCCGAGGCACAGCAGACGTTTAAGCAGAGGGGGAAGGAAGATTTTAAGGATAGGATATTTCTGGTGGGTCCTCTGTGTCATCTGGGTAAATTAAACTAATTGATCAGTCTAAAAATGtcggactgtgtgtgtgtgtctgtgagtgtgaggaagagaaaaaaacctaTATGAGAGATTGATTAGCTTAAAGGACACATTTATACCAACTTGTGTGAATGTTATGTGTGTCTACGCGAGCCTTCCTCAGGCTGGAGCTCGTGTGTGTCTGCTATACTTACATAAACGAATGAAGCCAGCGCATGCAGTAAACTCGGACCTCTTGAATTTAAATTGCTCATAAAATCGGGTTAAAAGAAGATTTTTCACTACTTCCATTTCACTTCCCATCAGCTTGAAGgaacaagccaaaaaaaaaaaaaaaaaaacagagccaagGACAGTTATGAAGCAGAAGACACGATGAGAGAAATGCTTGTCTTATCTGATCATTAGACACGAGGACACGGTGCAGATGCAGCAGCTGTGATTAGCTCTGCTGTTTCGGCTGTGAGTGTGCGTGTCCATGTGTGTCTTACTTTCATAATTTACTGGCATGATCCCAAACAAAGTGTTGTCCTCTTAGCATCGAGCTGGATTGTCTTGTACACTGGAGgatagacaaaacaaacatcagctgCTTTACTTTTAGTGCAGCAGGTTAGAGGATGTTTGTCCTTccaaaattggattttttttttcctgcgtgGACAAAAAGCGCAACTTCACACTAACCTCATAGACACAAACACCGTATCCTTGGCCAAAAGAATGTGGGCAGCCGAACGTCATGTGTGATTGTCGAACAGATAATTCCTAAACCCATGACCATCAATCTGCTGCTAAAGCAGCCACCACTCTTTAAGTCTCAGGATTTCCaccagattttggaacctggctgcagggatttactCACATTTATCCACAAAAGCATCAGTGATTTGTTGACCACTGGTGATAAGCCCTGGATCACAGTTCAAGTCCATCCTAACGGGGTTGGATGGGGTTGTGGTCAGGGGTCTGTGCATGGCGGTCGAGgttttttgctaaaaaatgaaaaaaaaaaacccaaaaaattcGCATTTTTATGCCTGCTTTGTACACTGTCATGTTGAAGCAGTAGTAAAGTTGTAAAAACACTATTGTCTGAAGTAATAGCATTGTTAGCATTGGGATTTCCGTCCACTAGAACTAAGAGGCCTAGCACGAATCGTGAAAAACGACCCAGACCAAAGATACACAAAAGTGCGTGTGGATGTCTTCACAGTTTTGGCCACGTGATGTCTTTCAGTCTGTGGTGGCTGGAGTTGGTACAAATTTCGCggataaaagaaacagtgaCGACTATTGGTTTTAAATGGGAAACGAACAACAAACAGCCGGACTTAAACCTACCTAGCTTGTCTTTCATCATCAAgttgaaattttaattatattattttccaGTAGTttgctttatgaccaaatacctgcaaaactaatgacattcccatcagccgcaactttactttgtgtttgatGCTAATTagccatgttagcatgctaacaagctaaattaagatggtgaccattataaacattatacctgttaaaTATctgcattgttattgtgagcatgctagcatgctgtCAGTAGATTTTAGCTAGTACTGCCTCAGAGAGCTGCCAACATGGACTCTCTTGTTATAGTCTTGCTTTACATGTCCTTATTTTTAGAAAACCTCCAACAAGAATGAGCACCCGGGGCCGGTCCAGGTTAGGTCAATGCCCGGCACTGGAACCCCACAAACAGAACGTGTGCTCACAAAGGGATGGGGGCACTGTGACTGACCTATTTCTCCACA containing:
- the LOC120802430 gene encoding microfibrillar-associated protein 3-like isoform X1, encoding MLPQRRRRPPHLLLAALLLAVWAADGARNGSETEAAPPSSRGVVAKEGSSALIECNVTGGHDEIKWYNSKGPLLGEGAGGKWQIQENGVLKISVVSFEDRGSYTCVASGGAGGTRNYTVTLRVAYTDSGLGLYYVTVCLVAFTITMILNVARLCMVSSHLKRTERAINDFFRTEGAEKLQKAFEVAKHIPIVTSAKTLELAKVTQFKTMEFARHIEELARSVPLPPLILNCRSLVEETVETANPVPDPAEPVGTATPGNRQAIGPPCSARVGEQEDDDDVCQALLSSERRGNDGGGVDVEVSVHTVSEKVASEKK
- the LOC120802430 gene encoding microfibrillar-associated protein 3-like isoform X2, whose amino-acid sequence is MLPQRRRRPPHLLLAALLLAVWAADGARNGSETEAAPPSSRGVVAKEGSSALIECNVTGGHDEIKWYNSKGPLLGGKWQIQENGVLKISVVSFEDRGSYTCVASGGAGGTRNYTVTLRVAYTDSGLGLYYVTVCLVAFTITMILNVARLCMVSSHLKRTERAINDFFRTEGAEKLQKAFEVAKHIPIVTSAKTLELAKVTQFKTMEFARHIEELARSVPLPPLILNCRSLVEETVETANPVPDPAEPVGTATPGNRQAIGPPCSARVGEQEDDDDVCQALLSSERRGNDGGGVDVEVSVHTVSEKVASEKK